The Zingiber officinale cultivar Zhangliang chromosome 9A, Zo_v1.1, whole genome shotgun sequence genome window below encodes:
- the LOC122019188 gene encoding uncharacterized protein LOC122019188 gives MAESSLLRDLRNGKALIIPEVFPEDLDERVPFSARILNEKLPKGYRAPSIGEYDGSKDPEDHLRKFKNAALLHQYSDAIKCRVFLNTLAGSTLKWFDGLPQGSITCFLDFKTAFLRRFANSKKYQKTDHCLFALKQGPTDPLRSYINHFNQVAQDVPTATSEILMSAFSHGLGEGEFFKDLIKNLTRNFDEMVKKVACYIKVEEAQAARREAERPPSFVNKQERRVPQLAPQPLP, from the coding sequence ATGGCTGAGAGTTCCCTACTCAGAGACTTGAGGAATGGGAAGGCTCTCATCATACCGGAAGTATTCCCGGAAGATCTGGATGAGAGAGTACCTTTCTCGGCCAGgattttgaatgaaaaattgCCTAAGGGATACAGGGCCCCGTCAATCGGGGAATATGACGGGAGCAAAGACCCGGAGGATCATTTACGTAAATTTAAGAATGCAGCTCTGTTGCACCAATATAGTGATGCTATCAAGTGTCGAGTTTTCTTGAATACTCTAGCTGGTTCGACACTAAAGTGGTTTGATGGGCTACCACAAGGATCCATCACATGTTTCTTGGATTTCAAGACGGCCTTCCTTCGTCGTTTTGCCAACAGCAAAAAATATCAGAAGACGGATCATTGCCTTTTTGCTCTTAAGCAAGGGCCGACCGACCCTttaagaagttatatcaaccATTTCAACCAAGTGGCCCAGGATGTCCCCACCGCCACTTCGGAGATTCTGATGAGTGCTTTCTCCCACGGATTAGGAGAAGGAGAATTCTTTAAAGATCTCATCAAAAATCTCACTCGGAACTTTGATGAGATGGTGAAAAAAGTCGCTTGCTATATTAAAGTAGAAGAAGCACAGGCGGCCCGGAGGGAAGCCGAGAGACCGCCTTCGTTTGTCAATAAGCAGGAAAGAAGGGTACCTCAACTAGCCCCTCAACCTCTTCCATGA
- the LOC122019189 gene encoding vegetative cell wall protein gp1-like has protein sequence MSVWLPLQIPDPVFPAEPLLLPDLPPLPRTSSTSRPGAPAHPRPSPTARSSAPSPLQSTNPSRPTSSPSRGRGRRSTNVTYANPAFRDASQEARWARSVNDRSSRDASSSSRRRVRLPSEDSDLDDQPLAQRLRRKAPHPSQDSGPSAIPHPSPPVATTTPIPSQTNTPLAPPEAPAEPPLTQPSTSQQHPSTEVGPSHRPSPTTSPPEPSHVPPSAPSGSAAGPSQPPPPIHHHYQSMQQMELLLLPSQMDRFSELYIKACAESLIINPSFHAAHYHSKVLRDMVTELEFQLNDPAQASHALRVEIKDLTRRNTHMEVSIAQANHQLKNIQEEKSQIDIIHQQRSEQQALVHQRDIDQLTQKLHSAETLAQDQDKRLKSQAAQLASQEAELLAVRTELAQTRATAEGVSTALTVYKEGENDRCK, from the exons ATGTCGGTATGGCTACCACTGCAAATCCCCGACCCCGTCTTCCCCGCAGAGCCTCTTCTATTGCCCGATCTACCTCCTTTGCCCAGGACTTCGTCTACATCCCGGCCTGGTGCTCCTGCTCATCCTCGACCCTCGCCTACAGCCCGGTCATCCGCCCCGTCGCCTCTTCAATCAACTAATCCTTCCCGGCCGACTTCTAGCCCTAGTCGCGGCCGTGGTCGAAGATCAACCAACGTGACTTATGCCAACCCTGCCTTCAGAGATGCCTCCCAGGAGGCTCGTTGGGCACGTTCTGTAAATGACCGCTCGAGTCGTgatgcttcctcttcttctcggcGTAGGGTTCGGCTACCTTCCGAAGATTCTGACTTGGATGACCAGCCTTTAGCTCAGAGACTTCGCCGCAAGGCCCCCCATCCTAGCCAAGACTCGGGCCCTTCCGCTATTCCTCATCCTTCACCTCCTGTTGCAACCACGACTCCTATCCCGAGCCAGACAAATACTCCTCTTGCTCCACCCGAGGCTCCGGCCGAACCTCCGCTAACTCAACCTTCAACCTCTCAACAGCACCCGAGCACTGAAGTCGGCCCCTCACATCGCCCTTCACCGACTACCTCACCTCCAGAGCCTTCTCATGTGCCCCCTTCAGCTCCTTCTGGCTCAGCTGCTGGACCTTCACAGCCACCGCCACCCATCCATCACCATTACC AAAGTatgcagcagatggaactcttgcTGCTACCTTCCCAAATGGATAGATTCTCAGAGCTGTATATCAAG GCTTGTGCAGAGTCCCTGATAATAAACCCATCCTTCCATGCCGCTCATTACCACAGCAAGGTGCTGCGAGACATGGTAACAGAATTGGAGTTCCAATTAAATGACCCTGCGCAGGCTAGTCATGCCCTGAGAGTCGAAATAAAGGACCTGACCAGAAGGAATACCCATATGGAAGTGTCCATAGCGCAGGCCAACCACCAGCTTAAAAACATTCAGGAAGAAAAGAGCCAGATTGACATTATACACCAGCAGCGCTCGGAGCAACAAGCTTTGGTACATCAACGAGACATTGATCAATTAACCCAGAAACTACATTCCGCAGAAACCCTTGCACAAGATCAAGACAAGAGGTTAAAATCCCAGGCGGCCCAATTAGCGTCTCAAGAGGCAGAACTTCTGGCCGTCCGAACTGAACTGGCTCAGACCCGGGCTACTGCAGAAGGAGTATCTACAGCCCTGACTGTTTATAAGGAAGGGGAGAATGATCGCTGCAAATAG